The following are from one region of the Oncorhynchus nerka isolate Pitt River linkage group LG8, Oner_Uvic_2.0, whole genome shotgun sequence genome:
- the LOC115133782 gene encoding G-protein coupled receptor 26-like, whose protein sequence is MDFAEIIFTLFIVVVAIVSLLSNLLVLLCFVQSTEIRRQVPGIFIMNLSFCNILITLLNMPSTLVGIVRNHQPFGDCLCHTVSFLETFLTANTMLSMAALSIDRWIAVVFPLSYSSKMRYKDAVIMMCYSWLHSLTFSLIALLFSWVDYSHIYASCTLHLSEESDRIKFTIFTVVFHASSFMLSLLILCFTYLKVLKVARFHCKRIDVITMQTLFLLVDIHPSVKQRCLVEQKRRKQRATKKISIFIGSFIICFAPYVITRLTELLPFVGINRHWGIVSKCLTYSKAASDPFAYSLLRLQYKKVLVSVVNRLLRRDLYPSSGHNSSLDTENDYSLQRIS, encoded by the exons ATGGACTTTGCGGAAATTATCTTCACGTTGTTCATTGTTGTGGTCGCAATTGTCTCGTTGTTGTCGAACTTGCTGGTGCTGCTATGTTTTGTCCAGAGCACCGAGATCCGCCGACAGGTACCGGGTATATTCATCATGAACCTGTCTTTTTGCAACATACTTATCACCCTTTTAAACATGCCATCGACATTGGTAGGGATTGTCAGAAACCACCAGCCTTTTGGGGATTGCCTTTGCCATACAGTGAGCTTTCTGGAGACCTTTTTGACTGCGAACACTATGTTGAGTATGGCAGCACTCAGTATAGACCGCTGGATAGCAGTGGTGTTCCCCTTGAGTTACTCCAGTAAAATGCGCTACAAGGACGCAGTGATCATGATGTGCTACTCGTGGCTCCACTCCCTCACGTTTTCCCTCATCGCCCTCCTGTTCTCCTGGGTTGACTATAGCCACATTTACGCCTCGTGCACATTGCATTTGAGCGAAGAGAGCGACAGGATCAAGTTTACCATTTTCACCGTCGTTTTCCACGCCAGTAGTTTCATGCTCTCCCTGCTGATCCTGTGCTTCACATATTTGAAGGTGCTAAAAGTTGCACGCTTCCACTGCAAGAGGATTGACGTTATAACCATGCAGACGCTGTTCTTGCTGGTGGATATTCACCCATC TGTGAAACAAAGGTGTCTGGTAGAACAAAAGAGAAGGAAACAGAGAGCCACCAAGAAAATCAGCATTTTCATTGGGTCATTCATCATCTGTTTTGCTCCCTATGTTATTACGAG GTTGACCGAGCTGCTTCCCTTCGTGGGAATCAACCGCCACTGGGGAATTGTCAGTAAGTGCCTGACATACAGCAAGGCGGCGTCCGACCCCTTTGCCTACTCCCTCCTGCGTCTACAGTACAAGAAGGTCCTGGTTAGCGTTGTCAACCGGTTGCTGCGTCGTGACCTGTACCCCTCATCTGGCCACAACAGCTCTCTGGACACAGAGAACGACTACTCTCTCCAGAGGATCAGTTAA